In Tachysurus vachellii isolate PV-2020 chromosome 1, HZAU_Pvac_v1, whole genome shotgun sequence, a genomic segment contains:
- the kif14 gene encoding kinesin-like protein KIF14 has translation MDHKEVSVCNNKDINKTFIISTLVNKCDGAYTAGLSLQRRNRNNTVAGNQETSENTENQQCDGRQLSLQRRTRGGGRGGGHPHTSTMTETQTWTSAKCVFEPNTRTASVPPLRSVSLRERGLKDVIKAVSSPLKTIEKGKSTERQQNIVSTPNGKTQFERITVKKEVFEKLSAKDQQKLLKQPGVERLKQSSTDSVTPGSANKMFPIISENRRTISTPRKNACQQAPVFNRKSKPAPCQTPASAESVNQTEALTSKELKMENSAVSVAVRVRPFSHREKSENAHQVIFMENHETVVCHPDNKQTYTFSFDFSFYSADKTDPNFTSQQMIYEKLARPLLERAFEGFNTCLFAYGQTGSGKSYTMMGFGEEAGVIPRFCEELFARVSSADKKEVACHLEMSYFEVYNEKIHDLLVVMDEQNQKKMPLRVREHPTDGPYVADLSTNVVSSYADVQTWLVLGNKQRATAATGMNDKSSRSHSVFTLVMTQTKTELVEGEEHDHRIISRINLVDLAGSERCATAQTSGDRLREGASINKSLLTLGKVISSLSEQAQGRRKIFIPYRESVLTWLLKESLGGNSKTAMIATLSPATSNVDESLSTLRYAQQARLIINVAKVNEDTNAKLIRELKAEVEKLRAAQMSSQGIDPEKMRQFQQEIFTLKTQLSQQEREMAEVHRTWKEKLEYAERRKREETRELQRVGITFKVDNRLPNLVNLNEDPQLSEMLLYMIKEGQTKVGKLTSESAHDIKLSGALIADEHCIISNVNGTVSITPMENAKTFVNGSLVSEATILHHGDRVILGGDHYFRFNHPAEVQCGKRVSCWSNGDGQKDFEFAKNELLSAQRAQLEAEIEDARLKAKEEMIQGIQVAREMAQKELSDQKLQYENRIKNLEKELEEENERKQAHELERQKVANKMEELQTAKSLLEQEMVMHKKRLQMEAQAARQAMVDNDVRHAKILEALEAEKRKIAEDLADIQMKRALKMNQTPKTAPPQWHAMKLSLMIEEANKISAKFRKHTVFGRHEVSETGSVGGNAELQIQVQNTKLGISTFWSMEKFQSNLAVMREMELGVCTSKDDDDVFYDPNDHWEPDISSTSAEESFSRRRSRSLLKSRRISGRLYEIRVHPIQSLNCTSSQPTGLINMSKPPSFHSSSSDSALPSICKDLIAATVSRLRASSSSEESESLADKLTLDILSIFNAANVIAGLYSKLDDNSQENLFACNTEAQTHLVRATSAIERAVFITMHWVSNISSSTQSVSHKVEELKTEVKNTGGYFQLLIQGCESEISSMVTEAQRKICRSTDAALSTTAHLAAVTGTQLHLTDHESDAVGKRSAGMYVREGMCRGVRDLLEEALLISREMLRHAQLAQPRTQILQNLKEKMLEVAKNLQSYIQCNILEKLDPLENDPETDESVQLGRLINTASKLFQLNHALQQLHSTLSRILRGRGSDVGLRSFRDTVQSVTRTISGLVHGLPRQMDVCSTDTLHLPCLKSVMDPGDLHSALCSLAELFVENSDENVGTRISVKAEVQEPAQGPRNRTVPKTVYSLSSGVSSCSRDVRWV, from the exons ATGGATCATAaggaagtgtctgtgtgtaacaaTAAAGACATTAACAAGACCTTCATCATTTCCACACTGGTGAACAAGTGTGATGGAGCTTACACTGCTGGTCTCAGTCTCCAGAGAAGAAATAGAAACAACACAGTGGCTGGGAATCAGGAAACATCTGAAAATACAGAGAACCAGCAATGTGATGGGAGACAGTTAAGTTTACAGAGGAGAaccagaggaggaggaagaggaggaggtcaTCCGCACACATCCACCATGACTGAGACACAAACATGGACTAgtgcaaagtgtgtgtttgagccaAACACCAGAACAGCTTCAGTTCCTCCTCTGCGATCTGTCAGTCTGAGAGAAAGAGGACTGAAAGATGTGATCAAGGCTGTAAGCTCACCTTTAAAGACTATAGAGAAAGGAAAGAGCACCGAAAGACAACAGAACATTGTCTCGACTCCGAACGGGAAAACACAGTTTGAAAGAATTACTGTGAAGAAAGAAGTTTTTGAAAAATTATCTGCGAAAGATCAGCAGAAACTATTAAAACAACCAGGTGTTGAAAGACTTAAGCAATCGAGCACCGACTCCGTGACTCCAGGTTCTGCCAATAAGATGTTTCCGATTATCAGTGAAAACCGGAGGACGATATCTACACCGAGGAAGAACGCATGTCAACAAGCTCCAGTCTTCAACAGGAAGTCTAAACCTGCTCCATGTCAAACACCAGCTTCTGCTGAATCTGTCAATCAAACTGAAGCTTTAACATCTAAAGAGCTGAAGATGGAAAACAGTGCAGTGTCCGTGGCAGTGCGAGTAAGACCTTTCAGTCAcag GGAAAAGAGTGAGAATGCCCATCAGGTGATTTTCATGGAGAACCACGAGACTGTAGTTTGTCATCCTGACAATAAACAGACGTACACCTTCTCTTTTGACTTCTCCTTCTACTCAGCTGATAAAACTGACCCGAATTTCACTAGTCAGCAGATGATTTATGAAAAGTTGGCAAGACCCTTACTTGAAAGAGCATTTGAAGGATTTAACACCTGTCTTTTTGCGTATGGACAAACAGGTTCGGGAAAATCCTACAC TATGATGGGTTTTGGTGAGGAGGCTGGAGTTATACCCAGATTCTGTGAGGAGCTTTTTGCACGGGTGTCAAGTGCTGATAAAAAAGAG GTAGCTTGTCACCTGGAGATGAGCTACTTTGAGGTGTATAATGAGAAGATCCATGATTTGCTGGTGGTGATGGATGAGCAAAACCAAAAGAAGATGCCT TTGCGGGTCAGAGAGCACCCGACTGACGGGCCGTATGTCGCCGATCTTTCTAC gaatGTGGTCAGCTCTTATGCTGATGTCCAG ACCTGGCTTGTGCTTGGAAACAAACAGCGAGCGACTGCTGCTACAGGCATGAATGACAAAAGCTCCAGGTCTCACTCTGTCTTCACTCTGGTCATGACTCAGACTAAG ACAGAGTTAGTGGAAGGAGAAGAACATGATCACAGAATTATCAGTAGAATCAACCTGGTGGATTTAGCTGGCAGCGAGCGCTGTGCCACAGCTCAGACCAGTGGAGACAGACTGAGG GAAGGAGCAAGTATCAACAAGTCTTTGCTCACTCTGGGAAAGGTGATTTCTTCACTCTCTGAGCAAGCTCAGGGCAGAAGGAAAATCTTCATCCCATACAGAGAGTCGGTCCTGACATG GTTACTAAAGGAAAGTCTGGGTGGCAACTCGAAGACGGCCATGATTGCAACACTGAGTCCTGCCACGAGCAACGTGGACGAGAGCCTGAGCACTCTGCGCTATGCTCAGCAGGCTCGCCTCATCATCAACGTAGCCAAGGTCAACGAGGACACCAATGCCAAGCTGATCCGAG AGCTGAAAGCAGAGGTGGAGAAGCTGAGGGCCGCCCAAATGAGCTCACAGGGCATCGATCCAGAGAAGATGAGACAATTCCAGCAGGAAATCTTCACCCTGAAGACGCAACTCTCTCAGCAGGAACGTGAAATGGCTGAAGTGCACAG AACATGGAAGGAGAAACTAGAGTACGCTGAGAGGAGGAAGCGTGAAGAGACCAGAGAGCTCCAG CGTGTAGGCATCACATTTAAAGTGGATAACCGGCTCCCCAACCTTGTGAACCTGAATGAGGATCCTCAGCTGTCAGAGATGCTCTTATATATGATTAAGGAGGGGCAGACCAAGGTTGGCAAGCTCACGTCTGAGTCAGCCCACGACATCAAGCTCTCTGGGGCCCTTATTGCTGATGAACATTG TATCATCTCCAATGTTAATGGCACAGTCAGCATCACACCCATGGAAAATGCCAAGACCTTTGTGAATGGAAGCCTTGTATCTGAAGCCACCATCCTCCACCAT GGTGACCGAGTGATTCTTGGAGGAGATCACTATTTCCGCTTTAACCACCCAGCCGAGGTGCAGTGTGGAAAGCGAGTGTCCTGCTGGAGTAATGGAGATGGCCAGAAAGACTTTGAGTTTGCCAAAAATGAGCTACTTTCAGCTCAAAGAGCTCA ACTGGAAGCAGAGATTGAAGATGCCCGACTTAAAGCCAAAGAGGAGATGATTCAGGGTATCCAAGTGGCCAGAGAAATGGCCCAGAAAGAGTTGTCTGATCAGAAGCTTCAGTATGAGAACCGGATCAAAAACCTGGAGAAAGAACTT GAAGaggagaatgaaagaaaacaagcaCATGAACTTGAAAGGCAGAAGGTCGCAAACAAGATGGAAGAACTGCAGACGGCAAAATCTCTCCTTGAACAAGAAATGGTCATGCACAAGAAACGCTTACAAATGGAGGCCCAGGCTGCCAGACAG GCCATGGTTGATAATGATGTTCGACATGCTAAAATCCTTGAAGCGCTGGAAGCAGAGAAGAGGAAAATTGCTGAAGATCTAGCTGATATTCAGATGAAACGTGCCCTGAAGATGAATCAGACCCCCAAGACTG CTCCTCCACAGTGGCATGCCATGAAATTGTCGCTTATGATTGAAGAAGCGAATAAGATAAGTGCCAAATTCAGGAAACACACAGTGTTTGGCag ACATGAAGTATCTGAGACAGGGAGTGTTGGGGGAAATGCTGAACTGCAAATCCAAGTACAGAACACTAAACTGGGTATCTCTACCTTTTGGAGCATGGAGAAATTCCAGAGCAACCTGGCTGTCATGAGAGAGATGGAACTG GGAGTTTGCACCTCTAAAGATGATGACGATGTGTTTTACGATCCCAACGATCACTGGGAGCCAGATATATCTTCAACATCTGCAGAGGAGTCTTTTTCTCGGAGAAG GAGCAGGAGTCTGTTGAAGAGTAGGCGCATCTCAGGACGACTCTATGAGATCCGAGTGCACCCCATTCAGAGTTTAAACTGCACCTCCTCACAGCCCACAG gCCTGATTAACATGAGCAAACCCCCTTCATTTCACTCCAGCAGTTCAGACTCGGCCTTGCCTAGCATCTGCAAAGATCTGATAGCTGCCACGGTTTCCCGTTTACGTGCCAGTTCATCATCGGAAGAGAGCGAGAGCCTGGCAGACAAACTAACCCTGgacattttgtctatttttaatGCTGCAAATGTCATTGCAGGCTTGTACAGCAAGCTGGATGACAACAGCCAAGAGAACT TGTTTGCATGTAACACTGAAGCACAGACTCATCTTGTGAGAGCAACCTCTGCTATCGAGAGAGCCGTGTTTATTACCATGCACTGGGTCTCCAACATCAGCTCCAGCACTCAGTCGGTCTCCCACAAGGTGGAGGAGCTCAAGACTGAAGTAAAGAACACAGGAGGATATTTTCAGCTCCTTATTCAG GGCTGTGAATCTGAAATCTCGTCTATGGTGACAGAGGCCCAGAGGAAGATTTGTAGGAGTACAGATGCAGCTCTGAGCACCACTGCTCACCTGGCAGCAGTAACCGGCACACAGCTCCATCTGACTGATCACGAATCAGACGCTGTAGGCAAA AGGTCTGCTGGGATGTATGTGCGGGAGGGAATGTGCCGAGGTGTGCGAGATCTTCTGGAGGAGGCTCTCCTTATCAGCAGAGAGATGCTCCGACACGCTCAGTTAGCTCAACCTAGAACTCAG attttacaAAACCTTAAAGAAAAAATGCTGGAGGTGGCAAAGAATTTGCAAAGCTACATTCAGTGCAACATTTTG GAGAAGCTTGACCCTCTGGAGAACGATCCCGAGACAGATGAGTCTGTGCAGTTGGGACGTCTGATAAACACGGCCTCCAAGCTCTTTCAGCTAAACCATGCTCTCCAGCAGCTTCACTCCACTTTGTCTCGCATTCTGAGAG gtaGAGGCAGCGATGTTGGTCTCAGATCATTCAGAGATACAGTCCAGTCTGTGACCAGGACAATTAGTGGCCTTGTGCATGGATTACCAAGACAGATGGACGTTTGCTCCACTGATACTCTCCATCTGCCGTGTTTAAAGAGTGTCATGGATCCAGGAGACCTGCACTCTGCATTGTGCTCTCTAGCAGAACTGTTTGTTGAGAACAGCGATGAAAATGTAGGAACCAGGATCTCTGTGAAAGCCGAGGTCCAGGAACCAGCTCAAGGCCCAAGAAACCGGACCGTTCCTAAAACCGTGTATTCGCTGTCCTCAGGAGTCAGCTCGTGCTCCAGAGACGTTCGCTGGGTTTGa
- the ddx59 gene encoding probable ATP-dependent RNA helicase DDX59, giving the protein MFMPRSVKVKRKSETHTNTEGKKQNKGNSDDTETDATESHSVDTEEKPDKDTTSLQSDLLRAETGATEEEEEPLKSFRTSQRWPNPGEPVCVMCGRYGEYICDNTDNDVCSLECKASHLATVCVGLTQKVFSKIKHEGAGVSASTTLTDQTANTAELAYCYQEDAFITDLTEDQVERVKKELAVVTEGQDVPRPIIEFEHCHFLEVLKVNLKKAGYDAPTPIQMQMVPVGLTGRDVIATADTGSGKTIAFLLPVVVHSLEKEAGSTSGPVSVILTPTRELAIQIETQVKELIIGLPNMRTALLVGGMPLPPQLHRLKQKIKIAIATPGRLIEIVKQEAVQLDSVKVVVIDEADTMLKMGFQQQVLEILEHIPDNHQTLLTSATMPAGTELLTSRLTSDPVRITVGQKNQPCANVRQIVLWVEEPSKKKKLFEILNDGKLYQPPVVVFVDCKLGADLLCEAVHKVLGLNTVAIHSDKTQWERNRILKGLLDGQYDVVVSTGVLGRGLDLVSVKLVVNFDMPTNMDEYVHQIGRAGRLGHRGTAITFMNNNNKRLFLDIVERVKPTGSQLPPQLLNSPHLHNQQRRARKSQKQGGGDVVTKSNIIDIIKRHDRSHFK; this is encoded by the exons ATGTTTATGCCTCGGTCAGTAAAGGTGAAGAGAAAGTCtgaaactcacacaaacactgaagggaaaaaacaaaacaaaggaaactCAGATGACACAGAAACTGATGCTACAGAATCGCACAGTGTGGATACAGAGGAGAAACCTGACAAAGACACCACGTCATTACAAAGCGACTTATTAAGAGCTGAAACAGGGGCGactgaagaagaggaggaaccTTTAAAATCGTTCAGGACAAGCCAGAGATGGCCAAACCCAGGGGAACcagtttgtgtgatgtgtggtcGTTATGGCGAGTACATTTGCGACAACACTGACAATGATGTGTGCAGTCTGGAATGTAAAGCCAGTCACTTGGCCACGGTGTGTGTGGGACTTACACAAAAGGTCTTCTCCAAAATTAAACATGAGGGTGCAGGCGTCTCTGCATCAACAACACTTACTGACCAGACTGCAAACACCGCTGAACTCGCTTACTGCTATCAAGAGGACGCATTCATAACAGATTTGACTGAAGACCAGGTTGAAAGGGTGAAGAAAGAACTGGCCGTGGTTACTGAAGGACAGGATGTCCCCAGGCCCATCATTGAATTTGAGCACTGCCACTTTCTTGAAGTGCTCAAAGTGAACCTGAAGAAGGCTGGCTATGATGCCCCAACTCCTATCCAAATGCAGATGGTTCCTGTAGGTTTGACTGGGAGAGACGTGATTGCCACAGCTGACACAGGATCTGGAAAAACCATTGCCTTTCTGCTTCCGGTGGTGGTTCATTCCTTAGAG aaAGAAGCAGGTTCTACATCTGGCCCTGTGAGTGTGATTCTGACTCCAACCCGGGAGCTGGCTATTCAAATTGAGACACAGGTGAAGGAGCTGATTATAGGCCTGCCAAATATGAGGACTGCGCTACTGGTCGGAGGGATGCCCCTACCCCCTCAGCTACATCGGCTCAAACAGAAAATTAAG ATAGCGATTGCCACTCCGGGGCGTCTCATCGAGATTGTGAAGCAGGAGGCCGTCCAGCTTGACAGTGTAAAGGTTGTGGTTATTGATGAG GCTGACACGATGCTGAAGATGGGATTCCAGCAACAAGTGCTGGAGATTTTGGAGCACATTCCTGACAACCATCAGACTTTGCTAACGTCTGCCACGATGCCTGCAGGAACGGAGCTGCTAACATCTCGTCTGACCAGCGATCCTGTGCGCATTACAGTTGGCCAGAAGAATCAACCATGCGCTAATGTTCGTCAAATTGTTCTCTGGGTAGAGGAGCCATCGAAGAAAAAGAAGCTCTTTGAGATTCTAAAT GATGGAAAGCTCTACCAGCCTCCTGTGGTGGTGTTTGTAGACTGCAAACTTGGAGCTGACCTCTTATGTGAGGCTGTGCACAAAGTTCTGGGTTTAAATACTGTAGCTATTCACTCTGACAAGACACAGTGGGAGCGCAACAGAATCCTCAAG GGTCTGCTTGATGGCCAGTATGATGTGGTGGTTAGTACAGGTGTACTGGGGAGAGGACTGGACCTGGTCAGTGTCAAGTTGGTGGTGAATTTTGACATGCCAACAAACATGGATGAGTATGTTCATCAG ATCGGTAGAGCAGGACGACTCGGGCACAGAGGGACTGCAATCACCTtcatgaacaacaacaacaaacgcTTGTTTCTGGATATAGTGGAGAGAGTAAAGCCGACTGGCTCACAGCTTCCACCACAACTGCTCAACTccccacatctacacaatcagCAAAGAAGAGCCAGAAAAAGTCAGAAACAAGGAGGAGGTGATGTTGTGACCAAGAGCAATATCATTGACATTATTAAAAGGCATGACAGGAGCCATTTTAAGTAG